The nucleotide sequence CCTGTGTGGGTCGGTGCTGGGTGCTGCCGACCGGGCGCTACTGCTCGTCGAGGAAGCTGCGCAGGCTGTCCGAGCGGGTCGGGTGGCGCAGCTTGCGCAGGGCCTTGGCCTCGATCTGGCGTATGCGCTCGCGGGTGACGTCGAACTGCTTGCCCACCTCCTCGAGGGTGTGGTCGGTGTTCATGTCGATGCCAAAGCGCATGCGCAGCACCTTGGCCTCCCGCGGCGTGAGCCCCGAGAGCACCTCGCGCACGGACTCGCGCAGGCCCTCGCGGGTGGCGGAGTCCACCGGGGACATCACCGAGGTGTCTTCGATGAAGTCGCCGAGGTGGGAGTCCTCGTCGTCGCCGATGGGCGTCTCCATGGAGATCGGCTCCTTGGCGATCTTGAGGACCTTGCGCACCTTGTCCTCGGGCATCTCCATGCGCTCGGCGAGCTCCTCGGGCTGCGGCTCGCGGCCCATCTCCTGGAGCATCTGACGCGAGACCCGGTTGAGCTTGTTGATGGTCTCGATCATGTGCACCGGGATGCGGATGGTCCGGGCCTGGTCCGCGATGGATCGGGTGATAGCCTGGCGGATCCACCAGGTGGCGTAGGTGGAGAACTTGTACCCGCGCCGGTACTCGAACTTGTCCACCGCCTTCATCAGGCCGATGTTGCCCTCCTGGATGAGGTCCAGGAACTGCAAGCCGCGGTTGGTGTACTTCTTCGCGATGGAGATGACCAGCCGCAGGTTGGCCTCGACCATCTCCTTCTTCGCCCGCCGCGCCTTGGCCTCGCCGATGGACATGCGACGGTTGATCTCCTTGATCTCCGCCGGCGGCAGGCCGGTGACCTCGCGGATCGCGGCGAGCTTGGCCTGGTTCTCGAGGATGGCCGTGCGGTGCTCGGCGACGCGCTCGGCGTACGGCTTGCCGCTCGCGATCACCTCGTCCACCCAGGCCTCGTCCGTCTCGCGGCCGGGGAACTGGGCGAGGAAGTCCTTGCGCGGCATGCCCGCCTGCTTGACGGCGACGCGCATCACCTCGCGCTCGGCACCGCGCACGCGCTCCACGGCCTTGCGCAGGTTGCCGGCGAGGCCCTCGATGACCTTGGGCACGAACTTCATGGACAGGAACAGCCCGGTGAGCTCCTCGCGGATCTCGGCCATGCGCGGGTCGCCGCTGCCGCGCTGCTCCAGGATCTCCAGCATCTCGTTGTGGAGCTCCTCGATGCGCGCAAAGATCTGGGCGGCGCGCTCCGGGTCCGGGCCGCTCTCGCCGGGGCTTGCGGCGCCGTCCTCGTCGGCGTCCTCTTCCTCCTGCTCGCGGGCGGCCTCGGCGGCCTCCGCCTGGACGGCCACCACCTCGGGCACCTCGTCCACGAGCTCGCTGACGTCGCGGAAGCCGCCGATGACGTCCGCCAGGCGCAGCTCGCCGTTGCGGATGCCATGGTGCAGCGCGACCATGGTGCGGGAGGACTCGGGATAGGCGGAGAGCGCGCGCAGGACCTGATCGAGCCCGTCCTCGATGCGCTTGGCGAGCTCGATCTCGCCCTCGCGCGTCAGCAGCTCCACCGTGCCCATCTCGCGCATGTACATGCGCACCGGGTCGGTGGTGCGGCCGAACTCGGCATCGACGGCGGCCAGCGCCGCGGCGGCCTCTTCGGCCTCGTCCTCGTCCGTGGACACGGCGCCATCGCTGAGCAGCAGGGTATCGGCATCCGGCGCGATCTCATGGACAGTGATGCCCATGTCGTTAATCATGCCGATGATGTCCTCGATCTGCTCCGGGTCGACGATGTCGTCCGGCAGGTGATCGTTGACCTCCGCATAGGTAAGGTAGCCCTGCTCCTTACCGCGGGCGATCAAGGCTCTGATCTGAGACTGCTGGTCCTGTGCCATATCCTACCGATGGTTCGGGGTGAGTCAGGCGCACGCGGCGCGCGGTGAACCGAGCATTATAGCTGGGCCTGTGGTGTTGACAACTACATCACGGTCTTCATTCCACGTGCCCAGCTGTCGCGCTGCGCGGTACAGACCGGCTAACGCTTCAGTTGCGCCCATTCCTGCCATTCCTCGCGGGTCAGCTCGCCTCGCTGCAACCTTTCGTTCAAGTATTGCAGCCGCTGTTGATCCAGCAACGTGCGCACCCGCGCCATGGCGTCGCGGAACTCCGCCTCCAGCCCGCTTTCCGGCACCAGGTGATCCCAGGTCGCGAGCTTCCACAGCGCTGCCTCGTGCTCGGTGTCCCGAAAGCGCTCGAGCAGCGCACCGCTAGTGATT is from Spiribacter halobius and encodes:
- the rpoD gene encoding RNA polymerase sigma factor RpoD — its product is MAQDQQSQIRALIARGKEQGYLTYAEVNDHLPDDIVDPEQIEDIIGMINDMGITVHEIAPDADTLLLSDGAVSTDEDEAEEAAAALAAVDAEFGRTTDPVRMYMREMGTVELLTREGEIELAKRIEDGLDQVLRALSAYPESSRTMVALHHGIRNGELRLADVIGGFRDVSELVDEVPEVVAVQAEAAEAAREQEEEDADEDGAASPGESGPDPERAAQIFARIEELHNEMLEILEQRGSGDPRMAEIREELTGLFLSMKFVPKVIEGLAGNLRKAVERVRGAEREVMRVAVKQAGMPRKDFLAQFPGRETDEAWVDEVIASGKPYAERVAEHRTAILENQAKLAAIREVTGLPPAEIKEINRRMSIGEAKARRAKKEMVEANLRLVISIAKKYTNRGLQFLDLIQEGNIGLMKAVDKFEYRRGYKFSTYATWWIRQAITRSIADQARTIRIPVHMIETINKLNRVSRQMLQEMGREPQPEELAERMEMPEDKVRKVLKIAKEPISMETPIGDDEDSHLGDFIEDTSVMSPVDSATREGLRESVREVLSGLTPREAKVLRMRFGIDMNTDHTLEEVGKQFDVTRERIRQIEAKALRKLRHPTRSDSLRSFLDEQ